The Mycobacterium avium subsp. avium genomic sequence CGGCCGGATGTGGACGTCGCCTCCATCTACGACTGCTACACGATCACGGTGCTGATGAGCCTGGAAGACGCCGGATTCTGTGCGAAAGGCCAAGGCATGCAATGGATCGGCGGACACGACCTGACCCATCGGGGCGACTTCCCGCTGAACACCGCCGGCGGCCAACTGTCCTTCGGCCAGGCCGGCATGGCCGGTGGCATGCACCATGTGGTCGACGGCGCCCGCCAGATCATGGGCCGGGCCGGCGACGCCCAGGTGCCCGGCTGCCACACCGCCTTCGTGACCGGCAACGGCGGCATCATGAGCGAGCAGGTCGCCCTGCTGCTGCAGGGGGAGTAGCGATGACACCGCGCCCGATTCCCGAGCCCACCCCCGTCTCGCGGCCGTTCTGGGACGGCCTGGCGCAGCATCGGATCCTGGTGCAGTACTCGCCGTCGCTGCGGCGCTACGTGTTCTATCCGCGCACCCTGTCACCGGGAACGCTGGCCGACGACCTGGAATGGCGGGAAATCGACGGCGCCGCAACGCTGTACACGTTCACCGTCGCACGCCGGCCCACCGGCCCGCCGTGGGCCGACGCGGTGCCGCAGCTGCCCGCGGTGGTGCACTGGGATGCCGGGCCGAAGTTCAGCACCGAGCTGGTCGACGTCGACCCCGGCGACATCAGGATCGGGATGCGGGTCAGCCCGGTGTTCTACGATCTGCAGGACGGGATCACGCTGTTGAAGTACCGGCCCGCATGAGCGCGACGATGCGGTCGGAGGTGCACATGGACGACCCGCTGGACGGCATGGTGCGGGCCATGCCGGAGCAGCTGAACGCCGGATTCCTGCGCGTCCGCATCTACTGCCCGCGCGGCGCCCCGGCCGGCGACGGGTTGTTGCATCCGGCGCACGGAGAGGCCCCGGCATGACCGACGTCAGCGATGTCCTCGTCATCGGCGCCGGATTCGGCGGGCTCTACGCCGTGCACCGTGCCGCCTCATCCGGCCTGTCGGTGACCGCGCTCGAGGCGGCCCCGGACGTCGGCGGCACCTGGTACTGGAACCGCTACCCGGGTGCGCGTTGCGACGTCGAAAGTGTGGACTACTCCTATTCTTTCGACGAAGAGCTGCAGCGCAGCTGGCAGTGGACCGAACGCTTCGCCGCACAGCCGGAGATCCTCGCCTATCTGCGGCACGTCGCCGACCGCTTCGACCTGCGCCGCCACTATCGCTTCGGTGCGGACGTCGTCGACGCCGCGTTCGAACACGGCCGCTGGCGCGTCGGCACCAGCAACGGGCAGACCTTTGCCGCACGGTTCCTGATCTGCGCCACCGGCTGCCTGTCGGCGGTCAACCGGCCCGATATCCCTGGGGCGCAGGACTTCTCGGGCGAGGTGTACTTCACCGCCGCCTGGCCGCGCGAGGATCCCGACCTGCGCGGCAAGCGGGTCGGCCTGATCGGCACCGGATCGTCGGGAATCCAGGCGACCCCCATCATCGCCGCGCAAGCCGAAAGCCTGGTCGTCTTTCAGCGATCCGCGAACTACACCATTCCCATGCCCAACCGGCCGTTTTCGGCCGAGGAACAGCAACGGATTCAAGAGCAGTATCCCGAGCGCCGCCGCCGCTCCGCCTACGCAACGTCGGGCACCCCGCACGGCACGTACCACAAGAACGCCGTCGACACCGACCCGGCCGAACGGGCCGAAGCGCTGTGGAAGCGGTGGCGCGAGGGTGGCGTGCTGTTCGCGAAGACGTTCCCCGACCAAACCAGCGATCCGGCCGCCAACGACATCGCCAGGACGTTCGCTGAGGAGCGGATCCGGGAAATCGTCACCGATCCCGACGTCGCGGCGGACCTCATTCCAGTGGATCACCCGATCGGCACCAAACGGATCTGCACCGACGACGGCTACTACGCCACCTTCAACCGCGACAATGTGCGGCTGGTGAACCTGCGCCGCGAGCCCATCGAAGCAATCACCGCAGACGGAATACGAACCAGCACAACGACATATCCCTGCGATGTGCTGATCTTCGCGACCGGCTTCGACGCGCTGACCGGAGCGTTGACCCGCATCAACCCCACGGGGCCCCGCGGCGACCGACTGCGCGACATCTGGGCCGACGGGCCACTGACCTTTCTCGGCATGATGGTGCCTGGCCTGCCGAACCTGTTCAGCATCAGCGGGCCCGGCAGCCCCTCGGTGCTGGCCAACATGGTGCTGCATGCCGAAGTCCAAGTCGACTGGGTCATCGATTTGCTGTGTGCGGCGCGCCGACTGGGGGTGACCGAGGTCGAGCCGCGGCGGGACGCGGCCGTGGCGTGGACCCGGCACGTGGCCGAGGTGGCCGAGCGGACGCTGTTCCCCAAGGCGGCCTCGTCGTGGTACCTGGGCGCCAACATCGAAGGCAAGAAACGAGTGTTCATGCCCTACATCGGAGGGTTCGGCACGTATCGGCGGCACTGCGAGCAGGTGGCCGACCGCGGCTATGCCGGGCTGGTGCTGACGACACGATGATTGAGACGGTCCAGCAGCTGTTGCGGCAGCGCCGACACGACGACACCCCGGCGGTCGCATACGGAGACAAGACCTGGACGTGGCGCGAGCACCTGGCCGAGGCCGAGGCCGAGGCGTCGGCGCTGATCGCCCGCGCCGACCCCGCCCGCCCGCTGCATGTCGGTGCGGCGCTGGGCAATTCACCGGCGATGCTGCGCGCCATGGCCGCCGCGGGGCTCGGCGGTTACGTCCTGTGCGGGCTGAACACCACCCGCCGGGGATCAGCGCTGCTCTCCGACATCCACCGCTCCGACTGCCAGATCCTCCTTGTCGACGACGAGCACCTGCCGTTGCTGGACGGGTTGGACTTCAACGGAATTCAGGTTCTCGAGGTCGGGTCGCCGGCCTATGCCGATGCGGTCGCCGCGGCGCCGCCGCTGATTCCGCACCGCGAGGTGACGGCGGCCGACCCGTTCATGATGATCTTCACCTCCGGCACCAGCGGCAATCCCAAGGCGGTGCGGTTCGCGCATGGGATGGCGATCATGTGCGGCGCCAGCCTCATCTTTCAATACGACGTCACCGCGGACGACGTCTGCTATCTGGCGATGCCGCTGTTTCATTCCAACGGCGTCGCCGCCGGGTGGGCCGTCGCGGTCGGCAGCGGCGCGTTGATGGTTCCCGCCAAGTTCTCGCCGTCGCGGTTCCTCGACGACGTGCGCCGCTACCGGGTGACCTATCTGAACTATGTCGGCAAGCCGCTGGCGCTGATCCTGTCCACTCCCGAGCGACCCGACGACGCCGACAACACGCTGCGGGTGGCCTTCGGCAACGAGGCGACCGATCGCGACATCGCTGAATTCGCACGGCGTTTCGGATGCCGGGTGGTGGACAGCTTCGGCTCCAGCGAGTTCGCGGTGATCGTGGTGCGCGAAGACGGCACCCCGCCCGGCTCCATCGGCAGGCCGTATCCCGGGGTCAGCATCTACAACCCGACCACCCTGAAGGAATGCGCCGTCGCGCAGTTCGATGAGCACGGCGCGCTGACCAACTTCGAGGAGGCGGTCGGCGAGCTGGTCAACACCCAGGGCGCCGGCCCGTTCGTCGGCTAC encodes the following:
- a CDS encoding Zn-ribbon domain-containing OB-fold protein, producing MTPRPIPEPTPVSRPFWDGLAQHRILVQYSPSLRRYVFYPRTLSPGTLADDLEWREIDGAATLYTFTVARRPTGPPWADAVPQLPAVVHWDAGPKFSTELVDVDPGDIRIGMRVSPVFYDLQDGITLLKYRPA
- a CDS encoding flavin-containing monooxygenase; amino-acid sequence: MTDVSDVLVIGAGFGGLYAVHRAASSGLSVTALEAAPDVGGTWYWNRYPGARCDVESVDYSYSFDEELQRSWQWTERFAAQPEILAYLRHVADRFDLRRHYRFGADVVDAAFEHGRWRVGTSNGQTFAARFLICATGCLSAVNRPDIPGAQDFSGEVYFTAAWPREDPDLRGKRVGLIGTGSSGIQATPIIAAQAESLVVFQRSANYTIPMPNRPFSAEEQQRIQEQYPERRRRSAYATSGTPHGTYHKNAVDTDPAERAEALWKRWREGGVLFAKTFPDQTSDPAANDIARTFAEERIREIVTDPDVAADLIPVDHPIGTKRICTDDGYYATFNRDNVRLVNLRREPIEAITADGIRTSTTTYPCDVLIFATGFDALTGALTRINPTGPRGDRLRDIWADGPLTFLGMMVPGLPNLFSISGPGSPSVLANMVLHAEVQVDWVIDLLCAARRLGVTEVEPRRDAAVAWTRHVAEVAERTLFPKAASSWYLGANIEGKKRVFMPYIGGFGTYRRHCEQVADRGYAGLVLTTR
- the fadD1 gene encoding fatty-acid--CoA ligase FadD1, producing MIETVQQLLRQRRHDDTPAVAYGDKTWTWREHLAEAEAEASALIARADPARPLHVGAALGNSPAMLRAMAAAGLGGYVLCGLNTTRRGSALLSDIHRSDCQILLVDDEHLPLLDGLDFNGIQVLEVGSPAYADAVAAAPPLIPHREVTAADPFMMIFTSGTSGNPKAVRFAHGMAIMCGASLIFQYDVTADDVCYLAMPLFHSNGVAAGWAVAVGSGALMVPAKFSPSRFLDDVRRYRVTYLNYVGKPLALILSTPERPDDADNTLRVAFGNEATDRDIAEFARRFGCRVVDSFGSSEFAVIVVREDGTPPGSIGRPYPGVSIYNPTTLKECAVAQFDEHGALTNFEEAVGELVNTQGAGPFVGYYNDPEATAERMRHGMYWSGDLAYRDADGWIYLAGRTADWMRVDGENLAAAPIERILARLPDISQVAVYAVPDERVGDQVMAALVLRAGAQLSPEEFGRFLASQPDLSPKAWPRYVRINDRLPTTATNKILKRALISAGVTAHDGVLWSRAPRGTRYAVAGENADGPAASVIARQ